The following are encoded together in the Phocoena sinus isolate mPhoSin1 chromosome 11, mPhoSin1.pri, whole genome shotgun sequence genome:
- the SNRPC gene encoding U1 small nuclear ribonucleoprotein C produces MPKFYCDYCDTYLTHDSPSVRKTHCSGRKHKENVKDYYQKWMEEQAQSLIDKTTAAFQQGKIPPTPFSAPPPAGAMIPPPPSLPGPPRPGMMPAPHMGGPPMMPMMGPPPPGMMPVGPAPGMRPPMGGHMPMMPGPPMMRPPARPMMVPTRPGMTRPDR; encoded by the exons ATGCCTAA gttTTATTGTGACTACTGCGATACATACCTCACCCATGACTCT CCATCTGTGAGAAAGACACACTGCAGTGGTAGGAAACACAAAGAGAATGTGAAAGACTACTATCAGAAATGGATGGAAGAGCAGGCTCAGAGCCTGATTGACAAAACAA CTGCTGCATTCCAACAAGGAAAGATACCTCCTACTCCATTCTCTGCTCCTCCTCCTGCAGGGGCAATGATTCCACCTCCCCCCAGTCTCC CGGGTCCTCCTCGCCCTGGGATGATGCCAGCACCCCACATGGGGGGCCCTCCCATGATGCCAATGATGggccctcctcctcctgggaTGATGCCAGTGGGACCTG CTCCTGGAATGAGGCCGCCTATGGGAGGCCACATGCCAATGATGCCTGGGCCCCCAATGATGAGACCTCCTGCCCGTCCCATGATGGTGCCCACCCGGCCAGGAATGACTCGACCAGACAGATAA